Proteins encoded by one window of Xiphias gladius isolate SHS-SW01 ecotype Sanya breed wild chromosome 15, ASM1685928v1, whole genome shotgun sequence:
- the LOC120800519 gene encoding tumor necrosis factor ligand superfamily member 14-like isoform X1, with amino-acid sequence MAEGGMGTCPQVFVVDSHSSYVHMPSKKKPRWARVGHRFLLLLMGLTMLGLVVQGFFIYRLYEKTEAFSVYRSHPLYQNMSNPKTSGQQVSVSLGTESWAILSHCIACVGFVSFNSFFLFQGGTIMTRVGSKEMPSERPHPEQIQHRPFAHLMGSNNPVGENNVVQWIHEGGEAITHNMSYNKGRLLVEKEGYYYLYSKLQMNSGVVCSLIQHKVMKDTRAYDKSIELMKSKSFHCRTPKPSDGDDLWNSFLAGIFHLQRGDKIFVTLEDIHKIRPGLADNFMGAFMLFP; translated from the exons ATGGCAGAGGGCGGCATGGGTACTTGCCCCCAGGTGTTTGTGGTGGACAGTCACTCAAGCTACGTCCACATGCCCAGCAAGAAGAAACCCCGGTGGGCGAGAGTAGGCCACAGGTTTCTTCTCCTGCTGATGGGACTTACCATGTTGGGACTTGTCGTACAGGGGTTTTTCATCTACCGTCTATACGAAAAAACTGAG GCCTTTTCCGTCTATAGGTCTCATCCTCTCTACCAGAACATGTCCAATCCCAAAACATCTGGCCAGCAGGTAAGCGTATCTTTGGGTACTGAATCTTGGGCTATACTGTCACACTGCATTGCGTGTGTTGGCTTTGTGagttttaactctttttttctgtttcagggtGGCACCATAATGACTCGGGTGGGATCTAAAG AGATGCCCAGCGAGCGACCACACCCGGAACAGATCCAACACAGGCCCTTTGCTCACCTGATGG GCTCCAATAATCCTGTAGGGGAGAACAATGTGGTGCAGTGGATACATGAGGGTGGCGAAGCCATCACCCACAACATGAGCTACAACAAAGGCCGATTGTTGGTAGAAAAGGAAGGTTACTACTATCTCTACTCCAAATTGCAAATGAATTCTGGAGTGGTGTGTTCACTCATCCAGCACAAGGTCATGAAAGACACCCGAGCCTATGACAAATCTATAGAACTTATGAAATCAAAAAG TTTTCACTGCCGGACTCCAAAACCTTCAGATGGGGATGATCTGTGGAACAGTTTCCTGGCTGGGATTTTCCACTTACAGAGAGGAGATAAAATTTTTGTCACATTGGAGGATATACATAAGATTCGTCCAGGACTTGCGGACAACTTCATGGGGGCCTTCATGCTATTTCCTTAG
- the LOC120800519 gene encoding tumor necrosis factor ligand superfamily member 14-like isoform X2, which yields MAEGGMGTCPQVFVVDSHSSYVHMPSKKKPRWARVGHRFLLLLMGLTMLGLVVQGFFIYRLYEKTEAFSVYRSHPLYQNMSNPKTSGQQGGTIMTRVGSKEMPSERPHPEQIQHRPFAHLMGSNNPVGENNVVQWIHEGGEAITHNMSYNKGRLLVEKEGYYYLYSKLQMNSGVVCSLIQHKVMKDTRAYDKSIELMKSKSFHCRTPKPSDGDDLWNSFLAGIFHLQRGDKIFVTLEDIHKIRPGLADNFMGAFMLFP from the exons ATGGCAGAGGGCGGCATGGGTACTTGCCCCCAGGTGTTTGTGGTGGACAGTCACTCAAGCTACGTCCACATGCCCAGCAAGAAGAAACCCCGGTGGGCGAGAGTAGGCCACAGGTTTCTTCTCCTGCTGATGGGACTTACCATGTTGGGACTTGTCGTACAGGGGTTTTTCATCTACCGTCTATACGAAAAAACTGAG GCCTTTTCCGTCTATAGGTCTCATCCTCTCTACCAGAACATGTCCAATCCCAAAACATCTGGCCAGCAG ggtGGCACCATAATGACTCGGGTGGGATCTAAAG AGATGCCCAGCGAGCGACCACACCCGGAACAGATCCAACACAGGCCCTTTGCTCACCTGATGG GCTCCAATAATCCTGTAGGGGAGAACAATGTGGTGCAGTGGATACATGAGGGTGGCGAAGCCATCACCCACAACATGAGCTACAACAAAGGCCGATTGTTGGTAGAAAAGGAAGGTTACTACTATCTCTACTCCAAATTGCAAATGAATTCTGGAGTGGTGTGTTCACTCATCCAGCACAAGGTCATGAAAGACACCCGAGCCTATGACAAATCTATAGAACTTATGAAATCAAAAAG TTTTCACTGCCGGACTCCAAAACCTTCAGATGGGGATGATCTGTGGAACAGTTTCCTGGCTGGGATTTTCCACTTACAGAGAGGAGATAAAATTTTTGTCACATTGGAGGATATACATAAGATTCGTCCAGGACTTGCGGACAACTTCATGGGGGCCTTCATGCTATTTCCTTAG
- the tmed1b gene encoding transmembrane emp24 domain-containing protein 1b, whose translation MRRRWLNLDSAVSGNIFTMDLLRRKEGSGGRLLVLAVIFGWCLGSVRCFGQSQDSEFTFLLPPGRSECFFQTAIKNGTMEVEYQVIAGAGMDVDFTILSPEGIRLIIESRRSDGVHVVEPTEEGDYQICFDNSFSHFSEKMVFFEIIIEGQGGDVGGDNEWAGLEEPDGSLLEYKLEDIRESMDSLHKRLERSRHMQTVLRAFEARDRNLLEDNLWRVSFWSCASVLVMLCVALTQVYTVRKLFEDKRRVYT comes from the exons ATGCGAAGGAGATGGCTGAACTTAGATAGCGCTGTGTCTGGGAATATCTTCACCATGGACCTTCTCCGGAGGAAAGAGGGGAGCGGGGGGCGGCTGCTTGTCCTCGCAGTCATTTTCGGGTGGTGTTTAGGGTCTGTGCGCTGTTTCGGGCAGAGCCAAGACAGCGAGTTCACGTTTCTGCTGCCACCCGGAAGGTCGGAGTGTTTCTTTCAAACAGCAATAAAGAATGGCACGATGGAGGTCGAGTATCAG GTGATAGCAGGTGCTGGTATGGATGTTGACTTCACCATCCTCTCTCCAGAAGGCATCCGGCTCATCATCGAGTCTCGACGCTCTGATGGAGTCCACGT GGTGGAGCCTACAGAGGAGGGAGACTACCAAATCTGCTTTGACAACAGCTTCAGTCACTTCTCAGAGAAGATGGTTTTCTTTGAGATCATCATCGAGGGTCAAGGAGGGGATGTGGGTGGAGATAATGAGTGGGCAGGTTTAGAGGAGCCTGATGGGAGCCTGCTGGAGTACAAGCTGGAGGACATCCGG GAGTCCATGGACTCTCTGCACAAACGCTTGGAGCGCAGCCGTCACATGCAGACGGTGCTGCGGGCATTTGAGGCGCGGGACCGAAACCTTCTGGAAGATAACCTTTGGAGGGTCTCATTCTGGTCCTGTGCCAGTGTGCTGGTGATGCTGTGTGTGGCCCTTACACAG GTCTACACTGTCCGTAAACTGTTTGAAGATAAGCGGAGGGTCTACACGTAG